The proteins below come from a single Psychrobacter sp. PL19 genomic window:
- a CDS encoding alpha/beta fold hydrolase encodes MLLKRLSLATVLSLSVVGCTTAPNTLAVNTTQKIIQYERSKSDLAVKALMLSSGDKMVYAENGNVAGEPLLLIHGFGGNKDNFTRIAQQLENYNLIIPDLLGFGESSKPMAADYRADAQATRLHELMQAKGVASNIHVGGNSMGGAISVAYAAKYPKEVKSLWLIDSAGFWSAGVPKSLEDATLENNPLLINKTEDFYNMYDFVMSKPPYIPKSIKAVFAQERIANKTLESKILAQIIEDNVEERAKIIAEYNIPTLVVWGEKDKVIKPETVTLIKEIIPQSQIITMPEIGHVPMIEAVKQTANDYKAFREGFREGLKAVELKAE; translated from the coding sequence ATGCTATTAAAACGCCTAAGCCTTGCCACTGTGCTAAGTCTGTCAGTCGTTGGCTGTACCACCGCGCCCAATACCTTAGCCGTCAATACTACCCAAAAGATTATTCAGTATGAACGCTCAAAATCTGACTTAGCCGTAAAAGCGCTGATGCTGAGCTCTGGTGACAAAATGGTCTATGCCGAAAACGGCAATGTAGCAGGCGAGCCTTTACTACTGATTCATGGCTTTGGCGGTAATAAAGACAACTTTACCCGTATTGCTCAGCAATTAGAGAACTACAATCTGATCATTCCTGATTTACTTGGCTTTGGTGAGTCTAGCAAACCTATGGCAGCAGACTATCGCGCAGACGCGCAAGCAACGCGCTTACACGAGCTTATGCAAGCCAAAGGTGTGGCATCTAACATTCATGTCGGTGGCAATTCGATGGGCGGCGCTATCAGTGTGGCTTATGCAGCAAAGTATCCTAAAGAGGTCAAAAGCCTGTGGCTGATAGATAGTGCCGGCTTTTGGTCAGCGGGCGTGCCGAAGTCTTTGGAGGATGCAACCCTTGAGAATAATCCATTATTGATCAATAAGACGGAAGACTTTTACAATATGTATGACTTTGTCATGTCTAAGCCGCCTTATATCCCCAAGTCCATAAAAGCTGTATTCGCGCAAGAACGTATCGCTAATAAAACGCTAGAATCCAAAATACTAGCGCAAATAATTGAAGATAATGTCGAGGAGCGCGCTAAGATTATCGCTGAATATAATATTCCAACGCTAGTGGTTTGGGGTGAGAAGGATAAGGTAATCAAGCCTGAAACAGTTACGCTAATAAAAGAAATTATCCCACAATCGCAAATTATTACGATGCCAGAGATTGGTCATGTACCTATGATAGAGGCGGTAAAACAGACAGCGAATGATTACAAAGCGTTTCGTGAAGGGTTTCGTGAAGGGTTGAAGGCAGTTGAGCTAAAGGCAGAGTAA
- a CDS encoding MATE family efflux transporter gives MSNTAISTDKRRDLTEGSIAKTMLLFALPTLGSSALQSLNGSINAVWVGRSLGEEALAATANGNILMFILISFVFGFGMASTILIGQAMGRRDDAMVKKTVGTALGSIIPISILVSAVGWIFAPTLLDLLGTPPSAASLALTYLRMIFIAMPVTLTFTLIMMALRGTGDSTTPLWFILISVIIDLILTPTLILGLGPFPEWGIFGSAFATAVANTLALIGMVVTMYLRGSVLTLSMLELRFLRADREILKSMFSKGLPMGLQMIVISSAALTMLSLINREGVQTTAAYSATQQLWTYVQMPAMALSAAASAMVAQNIGANQWHRIAGITRWGLAFNLILTGTLIGVLTIFDQTILGFFLGSDSQAVPIGRHIQLMATWGFIFFGIAQVLFGTMRANGYVIWPLVVMAVSMYPVRLGFAFGLYPLLGEDALWLSFPAGMVATAVMGAGLYLHGGWRKGKILPAEEAAQRTEGYRAHTGTSASLRDIIPTTVWKRLPLRRITRLHRRLHKRLHRRHMIKKNKR, from the coding sequence TTGAGTAACACAGCTATTTCCACTGATAAACGGCGTGACCTCACCGAAGGATCGATTGCCAAAACGATGCTTCTGTTTGCATTGCCAACACTTGGATCATCGGCACTACAGTCATTAAACGGATCGATCAATGCCGTTTGGGTGGGTCGGTCCCTAGGTGAAGAGGCGTTGGCAGCGACGGCGAACGGCAACATCTTGATGTTTATACTGATCTCCTTCGTTTTTGGTTTCGGTATGGCGTCTACTATTTTGATTGGTCAGGCAATGGGCCGCCGCGACGACGCCATGGTCAAGAAAACTGTGGGAACGGCGCTGGGTAGCATTATTCCGATAAGTATATTGGTGTCGGCTGTAGGGTGGATATTTGCGCCGACCCTACTTGATCTGCTGGGTACTCCGCCAAGTGCTGCAAGCCTTGCCCTGACCTATCTGCGTATGATTTTTATTGCGATGCCCGTCACTCTAACGTTTACGCTGATAATGATGGCACTACGCGGAACGGGGGATTCTACAACGCCGCTTTGGTTTATACTGATATCAGTCATTATTGACCTGATTTTGACGCCGACGCTCATTTTGGGTCTAGGACCCTTTCCCGAATGGGGTATATTTGGCTCGGCCTTCGCAACAGCCGTCGCCAACACGCTAGCGCTTATTGGCATGGTCGTCACCATGTACCTGCGTGGTTCTGTGCTAACACTCAGCATGCTAGAGCTTCGCTTTCTGCGCGCAGATCGAGAAATCCTGAAGTCGATGTTCTCAAAGGGCTTGCCGATGGGCCTGCAGATGATCGTCATCTCTTCGGCGGCATTGACGATGCTGTCGCTGATAAACCGCGAGGGTGTACAGACGACAGCAGCTTACAGCGCGACCCAGCAGCTTTGGACATACGTGCAGATGCCTGCAATGGCACTAAGTGCCGCGGCCAGTGCAATGGTTGCACAGAACATCGGTGCCAATCAATGGCACAGGATTGCAGGGATCACAAGATGGGGACTCGCTTTTAACCTGATATTAACAGGTACACTCATTGGAGTGCTGACAATTTTTGATCAAACTATTTTAGGCTTTTTTCTTGGCAGTGACAGCCAAGCGGTGCCGATCGGGCGCCATATTCAGTTAATGGCGACATGGGGCTTTATATTTTTTGGCATAGCACAAGTGCTGTTCGGCACCATGCGTGCGAACGGCTATGTGATTTGGCCACTGGTCGTCATGGCGGTTTCGATGTACCCAGTGCGTCTTGGGTTTGCTTTTGGGCTTTATCCACTACTTGGAGAAGATGCGCTTTGGCTGTCGTTTCCGGCAGGCATGGTGGCAACCGCTGTGATGGGGGCAGGACTGTATCTGCATGGCGGATGGCGTAAGGGAAAAATCTTGCCCGCGGAGGAAGCTGCGCAAAGAACCGAGGGCTATCGCGCGCATACAGGCACCAGTGCGTCGCTTCGTGATATTATACCAACGACGGTATGGAAGCGACTGCCTTTGCGCCGCATCACAAGATTGCACCGACGACTTCATAAAAGACTACATAGACGTCA
- a CDS encoding thioredoxin fold domain-containing protein, with translation MKLTISKPASLIVAMLLATTACAQPSATTPTSSNDASKTNIRPSAQPAGKVSAAIDSRLRQVLKQAGIKTQIRSIVLSNLPNLYQINIAEQPPLHMTADGKYVIQGELQQNPSKRPVTEIPVRSSSAQVGTLVNPTTKASMLANMGALKNMSTKTPFFYTAVPGVIWGATLEGVPFLVSDDAQYITDGEISVIENGQFTGLDENFEKRKNQSVFSTLDQAQLITYPATTAEKAVIYVATDVNCPYCRMLHKKLELLNKKGVTIKTIGYPIYEQSPEQMRGIWCQADDASRRSALDKAMLTGEMTPAPASCRVDHVAPNREKAAGLAIFATPAIYREDGVLFQASFESAEFLEFLGVE, from the coding sequence GTGAAATTAACTATATCGAAACCTGCCAGTCTTATCGTTGCTATGCTATTGGCAACTACTGCTTGCGCCCAGCCGTCAGCTACCACGCCCACTAGCAGTAACGATGCTAGTAAAACTAACATTAGGCCAAGTGCTCAACCAGCTGGCAAGGTAAGCGCGGCTATTGACAGCCGGCTACGCCAAGTATTAAAGCAAGCAGGGATTAAAACTCAGATAAGGTCTATCGTGCTATCGAACTTGCCTAATTTGTATCAAATCAACATCGCCGAACAGCCACCATTACATATGACGGCTGATGGTAAATATGTCATTCAAGGCGAACTGCAACAAAATCCGAGTAAGCGTCCAGTGACCGAGATTCCAGTGCGTAGCAGCAGTGCGCAAGTAGGGACTCTCGTTAATCCCACAACTAAAGCTAGTATGCTGGCCAATATGGGTGCACTCAAAAATATGAGTACCAAGACGCCATTCTTTTATACCGCAGTGCCAGGGGTAATCTGGGGCGCAACGCTTGAAGGAGTACCGTTCTTAGTGTCTGATGATGCCCAGTACATAACTGACGGTGAAATCTCGGTAATTGAAAACGGTCAGTTTACGGGACTGGACGAGAACTTTGAAAAGCGCAAAAACCAATCGGTATTTAGTACACTTGATCAGGCACAGTTGATTACCTACCCAGCGACTACAGCTGAAAAAGCAGTGATATACGTAGCAACCGATGTCAATTGCCCTTATTGTCGTATGTTGCATAAAAAACTAGAGCTATTGAATAAGAAAGGGGTAACCATCAAGACCATTGGTTATCCTATTTATGAACAGTCGCCTGAGCAAATGCGTGGTATCTGGTGTCAAGCTGATGATGCCAGTCGCCGGAGCGCTTTGGATAAAGCGATGTTGACCGGTGAAATGACTCCGGCACCGGCAAGTTGTCGCGTGGATCATGTTGCGCCCAACCGCGAAAAAGCGGCTGGACTTGCTATATTTGCTACCCCTGCGATTTATCGTGAGGATGGGGTTTTGTTCCAAGCAAGCTTTGAGAGTGCAGAATTCTTAGAATTTTTGGGAGTAGAATAA
- a CDS encoding YheT family hydrolase — MTNFIYNKFKPPFWLTNPHLQSILPKFFAPKAPTYRRVVEKDSLDESDIAYDFYDAHELNADTDNADALEKTPLIVLFHGMEGSSDSHYARVLAYEMHAQGWHFVVAHFRSCGGIPASGRVFYNAGDTGEVHHALENLRQKYAHIYAVGVSLGGNALAKYMGEYGDKALCDGAVVISAPVDMSSAAITMHSFLSHRIYTPYLLNPIIKKALANDITKEEIASIKAVNRISDFDNIFTAPRHGYRSKNDYYHSSSALPHLLGVTHPLLLISAKDDPFIGFTATINDVSDSVTILETDHGGHIGYLRYRSDKKHSNKKTNATQSDAKPSLANGKKAKTSKFDINWIPETVSAFFHSIGV, encoded by the coding sequence ATGACTAATTTTATCTATAACAAATTTAAGCCACCATTTTGGCTCACCAATCCGCACCTACAAAGTATCTTGCCTAAGTTTTTTGCCCCAAAAGCACCCACTTACAGAAGGGTGGTCGAAAAAGACTCTTTGGATGAAAGCGATATTGCTTATGACTTTTATGATGCTCATGAGCTGAACGCAGACACAGATAACGCTGATGCGCTAGAAAAGACACCGTTAATTGTGCTATTTCATGGTATGGAAGGCAGTAGCGACAGCCATTATGCGCGCGTGTTGGCTTATGAGATGCATGCTCAAGGTTGGCACTTTGTCGTAGCGCATTTTCGCAGTTGCGGTGGTATTCCTGCTAGCGGACGCGTGTTTTATAATGCGGGTGACACGGGTGAAGTACATCACGCGCTAGAAAACTTACGCCAAAAATATGCGCATATTTATGCCGTTGGGGTCTCATTGGGCGGTAATGCGCTGGCAAAATATATGGGTGAGTATGGTGATAAAGCTTTGTGTGATGGCGCAGTGGTCATCTCCGCACCCGTTGATATGTCATCGGCGGCCATTACTATGCATAGTTTTTTGAGTCATCGTATCTATACGCCGTATTTGCTCAATCCCATTATCAAAAAAGCACTGGCCAATGATATAACCAAAGAGGAAATTGCCTCTATTAAGGCCGTCAATCGCATTAGCGACTTCGATAATATTTTTACGGCCCCGCGTCATGGCTATCGCTCTAAGAACGACTATTATCATTCCTCTTCTGCCCTACCTCATTTATTGGGTGTGACTCATCCGCTACTGCTCATTAGCGCCAAAGACGATCCTTTTATTGGCTTTACCGCTACCATCAACGATGTTTCTGATAGCGTCACTATTCTGGAGACGGATCACGGTGGTCATATCGGCTATCTCCGTTATCGTTCAGACAAAAAGCACTCTAATAAAAAAACCAACGCTACTCAGTCAGATGCCAAGCCGTCTCTAGCGAACGGTAAAAAAGCAAAAACATCAAAATTTGATATTAATTGGATACCCGAAACTGTCAGTGCTTTTTTTCATTCCATTGGTGTGTAA
- a CDS encoding alpha/beta fold hydrolase yields MKLMRTSLAALLTLFIVGCTTPNTFTVATTQKLVQFERVRSDLETKDFTLMSGDKMVYLEGGNLVGELLLLVHGFGGNKDNFTRIANKLAGYHLIIPDLLGFGNSSKPPQEDYRADAQAQRLHELLQAKGVASAIHVGGNSMGGSISVAYAAMYPDSVKSLWLLDSGGFWSAGLREEFLDLDPDDNPLLVNNTEDYFELYQLVMYKPPYIPKTVQAVFAQENIANRDLQVKIIDQVLEDNVEARAKVVAKYNIPTLIVWGKEDKVLKPETATLMAELMPQAQVIMMDDVGHVPMVEAVKDTANDYRAFRAGLKAVELPSE; encoded by the coding sequence ATGAAATTAATGCGTACGAGTCTGGCAGCCTTGCTGACTCTTTTTATAGTTGGCTGTACGACACCCAACACTTTCACAGTCGCCACGACCCAAAAGCTCGTACAGTTTGAACGGGTTAGATCAGACCTTGAGACCAAAGATTTTACCCTGATGTCTGGTGATAAAATGGTTTATCTAGAAGGCGGTAATTTAGTGGGTGAGCTCTTACTATTAGTCCATGGCTTTGGGGGCAATAAGGATAACTTTACGCGTATCGCTAATAAGTTAGCAGGTTATCATCTGATTATTCCAGACTTATTAGGCTTTGGTAACTCTAGTAAACCGCCACAGGAAGACTATCGCGCAGACGCCCAGGCGCAGCGCTTGCATGAGCTGTTGCAAGCCAAGGGTGTGGCCTCAGCGATTCATGTTGGCGGTAACTCTATGGGTGGCAGTATCAGTGTCGCCTACGCAGCAATGTATCCTGATAGCGTCAAAAGCCTGTGGCTACTGGACAGTGGTGGCTTTTGGTCAGCAGGCTTGCGAGAAGAGTTTCTAGATTTAGACCCTGATGATAACCCCCTGTTGGTTAACAATACTGAGGATTATTTTGAACTGTATCAGTTGGTAATGTACAAGCCGCCTTATATTCCTAAAACAGTACAGGCGGTCTTTGCACAGGAAAATATAGCTAATCGTGATTTGCAAGTCAAAATCATTGATCAGGTGCTTGAAGATAACGTGGAAGCGCGTGCCAAAGTTGTCGCAAAATACAATATTCCCACGCTGATCGTTTGGGGTAAAGAAGACAAGGTGTTAAAGCCTGAGACTGCCACATTAATGGCTGAGTTGATGCCGCAAGCACAAGTTATTATGATGGATGACGTCGGTCATGTACCGATGGTAGAAGCAGTGAAAGATACCGCGAATGATTATAGAGCCTTCCGTGCTGGGTTGAAGGCAGTTGAGTTGCCGTCAGAGTAA
- a CDS encoding homocysteine S-methyltransferase family protein, whose amino-acid sequence MMHTQTTPKVMSAQSDAPAPTTILDGGMGRELERRGAPFRQPEWSALSLSLAPASVRDIHLDYIKSGATVITVNSYAVTPYHLGDRFFAEGEQLIETAAKLAFEAVQVSKKQASKKPNNPVAVQIAGCLPPLFGSYRPDLFDAKQAPAIARPLLSAQVDYVDIWLVETQSSIVEALTWHKLITEFTATQKQTPQKPIWIAFTLDDSQLDSTTDGIDGIDRTDQATSPPMLRSGESVAEAVQAMMALNVDAVLFNCSQPEVMNSALQVAKAIINQASYPMQLGVYANAFVPKQIHKQANAQLRHIRKDTTPEHYLTWATLWQASGANIIGGCCGIGVEHIERLSQHMADKQ is encoded by the coding sequence ATGATGCACACTCAAACAACGCCTAAGGTGATGAGCGCTCAGTCTGATGCGCCAGCGCCAACGACTATATTAGATGGTGGGATGGGACGTGAGCTTGAGCGACGCGGTGCCCCCTTTCGCCAACCTGAATGGTCAGCACTGTCATTGAGTCTAGCACCAGCTAGTGTTCGTGATATCCACCTAGACTACATAAAATCTGGTGCCACGGTTATCACCGTCAATAGCTATGCGGTAACCCCTTATCATCTAGGAGATCGATTTTTTGCTGAAGGTGAGCAGCTCATAGAAACGGCAGCGAAGCTCGCATTCGAAGCCGTACAAGTAAGCAAGAAGCAAGCAAGCAAAAAGCCTAATAATCCAGTAGCCGTACAAATCGCCGGCTGTTTGCCCCCACTGTTTGGCTCTTACCGACCCGACTTGTTCGATGCCAAGCAAGCCCCTGCTATCGCGCGTCCGTTATTATCAGCACAGGTAGACTATGTGGATATATGGCTGGTGGAGACTCAGAGCAGCATCGTTGAGGCGTTAACCTGGCATAAATTAATTACTGAGTTCACAGCTACTCAAAAACAAACCCCACAGAAACCCATTTGGATCGCGTTTACGCTAGACGACAGTCAACTAGATAGCACCACTGATGGCATTGATGGCATTGACAGAACCGATCAAGCCACGAGCCCACCTATGCTACGCTCTGGTGAATCAGTAGCCGAGGCAGTACAGGCTATGATGGCATTGAATGTCGATGCCGTATTATTTAACTGTAGTCAACCTGAGGTCATGAATTCAGCATTGCAAGTTGCGAAGGCGATTATCAACCAAGCGTCATATCCCATGCAGCTGGGCGTCTATGCCAATGCTTTTGTCCCAAAACAAATCCACAAACAAGCCAATGCACAACTGCGCCACATACGTAAAGACACTACTCCTGAGCATTACTTGACCTGGGCAACACTCTGGCAAGCCTCTGGTGCAAATATCATTGGTGGTTGCTGTGGTATTGGTGTCGAGCATATTGAACGACTCTCGCAGCACATGGCTGATAAGCAATGA
- a CDS encoding YigZ family protein, with protein MSYQTLQRTVNARLEIKKSEFIAYAYPVNSREQAMFHVEQLREQYTDARHYCWAYIIGDPNNTTSAGFDDDGEPSGTAGRPILNVLQHKAIGNIIIIVVRYFGGIKLGAGGLTRAYAGSAQATVDEMILSPYVAIAQVQIQAEFATEAQCRYVVDSLNGSIDDVAYSEGVLLTVTIAEGDIEALKIELAMAGKVLHDDG; from the coding sequence ATGAGCTATCAAACGTTACAACGTACGGTGAACGCCCGTCTTGAAATTAAAAAGTCTGAATTCATCGCTTATGCCTATCCAGTAAATTCACGTGAGCAAGCTATGTTTCACGTGGAACAGCTGCGCGAGCAATACACTGATGCCCGCCACTATTGCTGGGCTTATATTATTGGTGACCCCAATAATACTACTAGCGCTGGCTTTGATGATGATGGTGAGCCGAGTGGTACAGCAGGACGACCGATATTAAATGTCCTACAGCACAAAGCTATTGGTAATATTATCATTATAGTCGTGCGTTATTTTGGCGGAATTAAACTGGGAGCAGGTGGTCTGACGCGCGCCTATGCCGGCTCTGCGCAAGCCACAGTCGATGAAATGATATTAAGCCCTTATGTGGCAATCGCTCAAGTACAGATACAAGCTGAGTTTGCCACTGAAGCACAATGCCGCTATGTGGTCGACAGCTTAAACGGCAGTATTGATGACGTCGCTTATAGTGAGGGTGTGCTATTAACCGTTACCATTGCTGAGGGCGATATTGAAGCGCTAAAGATAGAGCTGGCGATGGCAGGTAAGGTTTTACATGACGACGGCTAA
- a CDS encoding DUF2939 domain-containing protein gives MKNLKALLILLVIIAITIYAGSPYYSAYQLKNAYDAKDGATIAAAIDYEQVRPSVQTQLTSKFANTLTLYPLVAELGGQPLKQAANNFITQAVNGTITPQNIEKLITTQGQANSATKELAAAWAIASNQVDLKNLIQDLIVQRGDVNAVVNNQMQQIMKKQSTELAQQVARGTDSDRPTLSYCGINCFTISGQVKGYPLTVMMARDGLIDWKIIDIILP, from the coding sequence ATGAAAAATCTAAAAGCATTGCTCATATTGTTGGTGATTATCGCAATAACAATATATGCCGGCTCACCTTATTATAGTGCTTACCAGCTTAAAAATGCCTACGATGCCAAAGACGGTGCTACCATCGCTGCTGCAATTGACTATGAACAAGTGCGACCTAGCGTACAAACCCAACTGACCAGTAAGTTCGCCAATACCCTGACGTTATACCCACTGGTTGCTGAGCTTGGCGGTCAGCCACTTAAGCAAGCAGCAAATAACTTTATTACACAGGCAGTAAATGGTACTATCACGCCGCAAAATATAGAAAAATTAATCACGACTCAGGGTCAAGCCAATAGCGCTACCAAAGAGCTGGCCGCAGCCTGGGCTATTGCCAGCAATCAGGTCGATCTCAAGAACCTTATTCAAGATCTAATTGTCCAGCGCGGTGATGTCAATGCAGTGGTTAACAACCAAATGCAACAAATCATGAAAAAGCAGTCTACCGAGTTGGCGCAGCAAGTCGCCCGAGGGACAGATAGTGACCGGCCAACATTAAGTTACTGCGGTATTAATTGCTTTACCATTAGTGGTCAGGTCAAAGGTTATCCGCTCACTGTGATGATGGCACGTGATGGATTAATTGATTGGAAAATCATTGATATTATTCTGCCTTAA
- a CDS encoding DsrE family protein — protein sequence MLTTTDYVGTLFDNSESNSRKITLAFTMAGVALKKGHSASVILMVDAIHLALPNALDNVDVGAPFEPAGRLLEAFIEKGGQVLVCKACMVHNGVEESAIDKRFTVISGDDVVELLMSAKGSLQLN from the coding sequence ATGCTTACCACTACAGATTATGTCGGTACGTTATTTGATAACAGCGAATCAAATTCAAGAAAAATCACCCTAGCCTTTACGATGGCAGGTGTGGCACTTAAAAAAGGGCACTCTGCATCAGTTATATTGATGGTAGATGCGATACATTTGGCGTTGCCAAACGCTTTGGATAACGTCGATGTTGGCGCGCCGTTCGAACCCGCTGGAAGATTGCTAGAAGCCTTTATTGAAAAAGGTGGGCAAGTATTGGTCTGCAAAGCATGCATGGTACATAATGGCGTAGAAGAATCAGCTATCGATAAGCGCTTCACTGTTATCAGTGGCGATGATGTGGTTGAGCTGCTTATGAGTGCCAAAGGTTCTTTGCAATTGAATTAA
- a CDS encoding acyl-CoA thioesterase yields MYPYIRYTKSIVDAVIANKKGRSLDITQTSEVSIRCSLIDLDPMLEMNNGRVLTIYDIGRTDYLIRTGLGRMLLKKRWAMVVAGSTIQYRKRIRFFDKVTIKTHIVAIDERWLYLEHSMWVKGKPCSSTLLRTGVTEKGCVIDTQRVLKAMGKSEWDMPPTGYVKEWIESDTHRPWPPVG; encoded by the coding sequence ATGTACCCCTACATCCGCTATACTAAGTCTATCGTTGATGCTGTTATCGCTAACAAAAAAGGCCGGTCTCTAGATATTACCCAGACCAGTGAAGTAAGTATTCGCTGTAGCCTAATCGATCTTGATCCTATGTTAGAGATGAATAATGGTCGGGTATTGACCATATACGATATAGGACGCACTGATTATCTCATCCGTACGGGCCTTGGACGTATGTTACTCAAAAAACGTTGGGCAATGGTGGTCGCGGGCAGCACTATCCAGTACCGTAAACGTATTCGATTTTTTGACAAAGTCACTATCAAGACCCATATCGTCGCCATAGATGAGCGCTGGCTGTATCTTGAGCATTCCATGTGGGTTAAGGGCAAGCCTTGCTCTTCGACATTACTACGGACTGGTGTCACTGAAAAAGGTTGTGTGATTGATACTCAACGCGTACTCAAAGCGATGGGTAAATCAGAGTGGGATATGCCACCGACCGGATATGTAAAAGAATGGATTGAGAGTGATACTCACCGTCCTTGGCCGCCGGTCGGGTAA
- a CDS encoding pseudouridine synthase — protein MRLDKFISKATELSRKESKKILHAGEVTVNDKMTKDVGLHVDIVNDDILWAGEPLSVAAGNRYILLHKPEGFECTLKVKEHPIVTELIAVPEIGSLRIAGRLDVDTTGALLISDDGKWLHRVTSPKREHAKVYELTLAEPMDSAAQENAVEEVAYGILLDGDYEDTKPATLEFIDETHARLTLEQGKYHQVKRMMGYFGNRVTELHRASVGHINLEGLEKGDSRFLTEEEVAQF, from the coding sequence ATGCGTTTAGATAAATTTATTAGTAAAGCCACCGAGCTGTCACGTAAAGAATCCAAAAAAATTCTGCACGCCGGTGAAGTCACGGTCAATGATAAGATGACTAAAGATGTTGGCTTGCACGTTGATATCGTCAATGATGACATTCTTTGGGCAGGCGAGCCATTATCGGTTGCTGCCGGTAATCGTTATATCTTATTGCATAAACCTGAAGGTTTTGAATGCACGCTTAAAGTTAAAGAGCATCCTATCGTGACTGAGCTCATTGCAGTACCAGAGATTGGCAGCTTACGTATTGCCGGACGGCTCGATGTCGATACCACGGGCGCACTGCTTATTAGTGATGACGGTAAATGGTTGCACCGCGTTACCAGTCCTAAGCGTGAGCATGCCAAAGTTTATGAGCTGACACTAGCCGAACCCATGGACAGCGCTGCCCAAGAAAATGCAGTAGAAGAAGTTGCTTACGGTATTTTATTAGATGGTGATTATGAAGATACCAAACCCGCCACTCTTGAATTCATTGATGAGACTCATGCTCGCTTGACCTTAGAGCAAGGCAAATACCATCAAGTCAAACGCATGATGGGCTATTTTGGCAATAGAGTGACTGAGCTACATCGTGCCAGTGTCGGCCATATTAATTTAGAAGGTCTGGAAAAAGGCGACAGTCGCTTTTTGACTGAAGAAGAAGTCGCCCAGTTTTAA
- a CDS encoding NAD(P)H-dependent flavin oxidoreductase, translated as MTLSSQLLTKLGMAYPIIQAPMAGGATTPELIAAVSNFGGLGSLGGGATAPHALNSQIDRIKALTDRPFMVNLMVLSEHDAYTFDTSMPDWLLQYYQKQKIAATLPERPAHSFTEQLQVLYDNPVPVASFTFGIISAEQVARLQQLGTRVIGTVNHPLEAQQWAAVGADAVCVQGMEAGGHRGGWLPQSSADPLGLLTLISQTRASTDIPLIAAGGLMTGQDIKAVQAAGAQLAQLGTAFLTTDESGISATYKQALLDASDGTRSSETRLTRLFSGKQARGLVNNYLHDFANFDKEDELPPYPQLNAMTAFMRANAGKNADPEHLSLWAGQGVTLVRQERAVELLERLVKAL; from the coding sequence ATGACCCTATCAAGCCAACTTCTAACCAAACTCGGTATGGCCTACCCCATCATACAAGCCCCAATGGCCGGCGGTGCGACCACGCCTGAGTTAATCGCTGCTGTTAGTAACTTTGGTGGCCTGGGCTCATTAGGAGGAGGCGCAACCGCACCGCACGCTCTAAACAGCCAAATTGACCGTATCAAAGCACTCACTGATCGACCGTTTATGGTCAATTTAATGGTGCTATCCGAGCACGATGCCTATACTTTTGACACCTCAATGCCGGATTGGCTGCTCCAGTATTATCAAAAACAAAAGATCGCAGCGACGTTGCCTGAACGCCCAGCACATAGCTTCACTGAGCAGCTGCAAGTGCTTTATGATAATCCAGTCCCCGTTGCTAGTTTTACTTTTGGGATTATTAGCGCCGAGCAAGTTGCGCGCTTGCAACAGTTAGGCACTCGCGTCATTGGCACAGTCAACCATCCGCTAGAAGCGCAACAGTGGGCAGCAGTTGGCGCAGATGCGGTATGTGTACAGGGAATGGAGGCCGGTGGACATCGTGGAGGTTGGTTACCACAGAGTTCAGCAGATCCGCTAGGTCTACTGACTCTGATTAGCCAGACGCGGGCTAGTACGGATATTCCTCTGATAGCCGCTGGTGGCCTTATGACTGGACAAGATATCAAGGCAGTACAAGCCGCAGGCGCACAATTAGCGCAGCTGGGCACGGCATTTTTAACCACAGATGAATCTGGTATTAGTGCGACTTATAAGCAAGCGCTACTAGATGCCAGTGATGGTACGCGCAGTTCTGAAACCCGCTTAACTCGATTATTCTCAGGCAAGCAGGCTCGTGGCTTGGTTAATAATTATCTGCACGACTTTGCTAATTTTGATAAGGAAGATGAATTACCACCGTACCCACAATTAAACGCCATGACCGCATTTATGCGTGCCAATGCAGGTAAAAATGCTGATCCAGAACATCTGTCATTGTGGGCGGGACAAGGTGTAACGCTAGTAAGACAAGAGCGTGCGGTTGAGTTATTAGAGCGATTGGTAAAGGCGTTATAG